The DNA segment CGCGAGATCGTCCGCAGCCACGGCGGCGAGATCCGCATCGACAGCACCGAAGGACGGGGCACCTGCGTGGCGTTCACGCTGCCGGGCGCCGTTCCCGCCTAGATCTCCACCACTTCCACGTCCCCCAGCTCCTCCTCCAGGAAGCGGCTGCCCACTTCCTTCAGGCGGCTGCTGGCATCCGTGAGCTGGACGCGGAGCGTGCCACGGGCGCTGAGGGTGCGGTAGCCGAGGGTCCCCTGCAGCATGCGGTCCACGGCCCTGGCGGTGACCCGGCCGCTGTCGATCCAGTGGGTGCCGGGGCGGCAGCGCTCCAGGCTGGGCAGCAGGGTGGGATAGTGGGTGCAGCCCAGCACCACGGTCTTCACGTCGGCGGGCAGCAGGTCCAGGTAGCGGCGGCAGATGGTGTCGGTGACGGCATCGTCGAACCAGCCCTCCTCCGCCAGGGGCACCAGCAGGGGGCAGGCCGCGCTGTGGATGACCTTGGTCGGGTCCCGGCGGAGGATGGCCGCCTCGTAGGCCCCGCTGCCCACGGTGGCCAGGGTGCCGATGACGCCCACGGGACCGGGCACCGCCGCGGCGGCCTCGGCGCCGGGCTCGATGACGCCGATCACCGGGCAGGGGCTCACGGCCTGGAGCGCCGGCAGCCCGTGGGCGCTGGCGGTGTTGCAGGCGATGACGATGAGCTTGGGGTCGTGGCGCTGGAGCAGCTCGCCCATCTGGAGCGTGTAGCGCTCGATGGTGTGGTGGCTCTTGCTGCCATAGGGCAGCCGCGCCGTGTCGCCCAGGTAGATGAGCTCCTCCTGGGGCAGCATCTGGCGCAGGGCGTGGATGACCGTGAGGCCGCCGATGCCCGAGTCGAAGACGCCGATGGGGCGGTCCGCGCGGCTCATGGTTCCCGCACCGCCAGCACGGCGATCCACTCGCCTTCCTTCAGCACCTTCTCCGGCTTGAATCCGTGCGAGACGAGGCTCACCAGGGCCTCGTCCGTGCGCTCCGCCAGGATGCCGCTGGCCACGAGCCAGCCGCCCGGGGCGGCCACCTCGGCCATGCGGGGCAGCAGCTCCTGGATGGTCTCCAGCAGGATGTTGGCCAGCAGGCCGGGGTAGGGCCCCCGCACCTGCGGGTGGTCCAGGGTGCCCACGAAGCTGTCGTAGGGACGGGCGCCCTTGAGCAGGTGGGCGTTCAGCGCCATGAGCTCGGTCATGGCCGGCCCGCAGTCGGGGTCGATGTCGAAGGCCAGGAGGTCCCGGCCGCCCAGCAGGAAGGCGGCCAGGGAGAGGATGCCCGTGCCCGCGCCGATGTCGAGGATGGGGCCCTTCAGGCGGCCCGCGGCGGCCAGCTCCTCCAGGAGCTCCATGCAGAGGCGCGTAGTCTCGTGCCCGCCGGTGCCGAAGGCCAGGCCGGGGTTCACCACCAGGTCCAGGCGATCCGCGGGACCGGGGGTGTCCTCCCAGAGGGGGCGCACATGGAAGCGCGTGCCCACATCGAAGGCGCCGAAGCCCTCCCGGCTCTTGGCCAGCCAGTCCTCGTCGCCGAAGGTCTCGGCCTCGAGCAGGCGCACGCCGGGGAAGGCGGCCAGGCCCGTGGGCTCCGGGGGCGCCTGGTCCGGCGGGAAGTAGGCGTAGCAGGCCCGCGGCGGATCGGCCTCGCGGTAGAAGGCCGACGAGCCCCCTTCCTCCAGCCAGGCGCACAGCGCCTCCTCCTGGGGGTCGGGAACCTCCAGCTTCCACCTCAGATGCGTCACATTCGCCATGGCCCCAGGTTAACAGGGGCGAATCAGGCCTCGGCTTCGGCGCTGTCCGCGTCCTCGAGGTCCAGCCGCTTCATTTTTTCCAGGAAGGTCGTGCGCTTGAGGCCCAGCAGGTCGGCGGCGCGCTTCTTGTTGCCGCGGGTGATGGCGAGGCTCTGGAGCATGAGCGTCTTCTCCATGTCCGACACCACCTGGTTCAGGTCCATGCCCTCGGGCGGCAGGTCCACCCCGAAGGCCGCCGCCGGGGGCGGGAACGAGGCGGCGGGGGGGGGCGCGAAGGCCGCGGGCACCACGTTCGGGGCCGGGGCCGGCGCTTCCGGCCCGCTCGCAGCCAGCCCCATCCGGTCCGCGAGGAAGGCGAAGTCCTCCCGGGTGAGCACGGGCCGCGTGCCGGACAGCACGATGGCCCGCTCGATGGCGTTCTCCAGCTGGCGCACGTTGCCGGGCCAGGGCAGGGACATCAGGAGCGGGTCCACGCTGGGATGCAGAGCCTTGGGGTAGAGGCGGTGCTCCCGGGCCTTGCGGTTGAGGAAGTGCTGGGCCAGGAAGGGCACCTCCTCCCGCCGCGCCCGCAGGGGCGGCATGGTGATGGGCACGACCTCCAGGCGGTAGAAGAGGTCCTCGCGGAAGCTGCCGTCCTGCACCTTCTTCCACAGATCCACATTGGAGGCGGTCACCACCCGCAGGTCCACCTTCACGGGCGCGCCGCCGCCCAGGGGCTGCACCTCGCGCTCCTGGAGGACACGCAGGAGGCGCACCTGGGCACCCAGGGGCATGGTGCCCACCTCGTCCAGGAAGATGGTCCCGCCCTGGGCCTCGCGGAACTTGCCGGGCGTGTCCTTGCGGGCATCGGTGAAGGCGCCCTTGTTGTAGCCGAAGAGCTCGGACTCCAGCAGGTTCTCGGGGATGGCGCCGCAGTGCACGGCCACGAAGGGCTCCGCGGCGTCCGCGCTCATGCGGTGGATGGCCCGGGCGATGACCTCCTTGCCCGTGCCGCTCTCACCCAGCAGCAGCACCGTGGCCCGCGTGGCGGC comes from the Geothrix edaphica genome and includes:
- the murI gene encoding glutamate racemase, whose amino-acid sequence is MSRADRPIGVFDSGIGGLTVIHALRQMLPQEELIYLGDTARLPYGSKSHHTIERYTLQMGELLQRHDPKLIVIACNTASAHGLPALQAVSPCPVIGVIEPGAEAAAAVPGPVGVIGTLATVGSGAYEAAILRRDPTKVIHSAACPLLVPLAEEGWFDDAVTDTICRRYLDLLPADVKTVVLGCTHYPTLLPSLERCRPGTHWIDSGRVTARAVDRMLQGTLGYRTLSARGTLRVQLTDASSRLKEVGSRFLEEELGDVEVVEI
- a CDS encoding 50S ribosomal protein L11 methyltransferase — protein: MANVTHLRWKLEVPDPQEEALCAWLEEGGSSAFYREADPPRACYAYFPPDQAPPEPTGLAAFPGVRLLEAETFGDEDWLAKSREGFGAFDVGTRFHVRPLWEDTPGPADRLDLVVNPGLAFGTGGHETTRLCMELLEELAAAGRLKGPILDIGAGTGILSLAAFLLGGRDLLAFDIDPDCGPAMTELMALNAHLLKGARPYDSFVGTLDHPQVRGPYPGLLANILLETIQELLPRMAEVAAPGGWLVASGILAERTDEALVSLVSHGFKPEKVLKEGEWIAVLAVREP
- a CDS encoding sigma-54 interaction domain-containing protein, giving the protein MTQLPRLHWSTLGDDTGGLEHRWAGLWEVTVDRGASPALPPRDVDLWVINARGAWPPPEMNRMMAEVAALPILLGLQPDATPMDAKALSEWGALGSVRWGVLGPEPPMPGLRPRSGTTTQLSASQALAFGLIGTSPAMQEVLARARSAAATRATVLLLGESGTGKEVIARAIHRMSADAAEPFVAVHCGAIPENLLESELFGYNKGAFTDARKDTPGKFREAQGGTIFLDEVGTMPLGAQVRLLRVLQEREVQPLGGGAPVKVDLRVVTASNVDLWKKVQDGSFREDLFYRLEVVPITMPPLRARREEVPFLAQHFLNRKAREHRLYPKALHPSVDPLLMSLPWPGNVRQLENAIERAIVLSGTRPVLTREDFAFLADRMGLAASGPEAPAPAPNVVPAAFAPPPAASFPPPAAAFGVDLPPEGMDLNQVVSDMEKTLMLQSLAITRGNKKRAADLLGLKRTTFLEKMKRLDLEDADSAEAEA